One window of the Halobacillus litoralis genome contains the following:
- a CDS encoding ATP-binding protein has protein sequence MMRTSFEANIRHPRDMKKIRKEYHPYLAKYYGNDQLLVDASISEAVWNAWEHGHDQRNDYPIQLNISFLNSRLLVRVKDQGSGFEWKPYQVTSDIKQWFPTVEDLERRGRGITLMLRVMDVIRYNDIGNECLLMKKYLFQE, from the coding sequence ATGATGAGGACATCTTTTGAAGCAAACATCAGGCATCCTAGAGACATGAAAAAAATCAGGAAAGAGTATCATCCCTATCTGGCTAAATATTATGGGAATGATCAATTGTTAGTGGACGCTTCTATTTCAGAAGCTGTTTGGAATGCTTGGGAACACGGCCATGATCAAAGAAATGATTATCCAATCCAACTGAACATTTCTTTTTTGAACTCACGACTATTAGTGAGGGTGAAAGACCAGGGAAGTGGATTCGAATGGAAGCCTTATCAAGTCACTAGTGATATCAAACAATGGTTTCCCACTGTTGAAGATTTAGAAAGAAGGGGCCGGGGGATTACATTAATGCTTAGAGTTATGGACGTAATACGTTATAATGATATAGGCAATGAATGTTTGCTAATGAAAAAATATCTTTTTCAGGAGTAG
- a CDS encoding NupC/NupG family nucleoside CNT transporter — protein sequence MDILLGIIAVAVILGIAFLMSNDRKNINYKGVVVMLVVQLLITAFMFNTEIGKKIIDAISWGFNKLIEYGTVGVDFVLGGVQVGDGGVFFFNVLLIIIFFATILSVLTYLKILPFIIKYLGWGLSKITGLPKVESFNAVNSIFFGQSEALIAIKSQFHNLNDNRLYIVSASAMGSVSASIVGAYLGMLPSQYILVALPLNMFSALIVASMISPVKVSKEEDVVDIQDVSNSKSFFEAMGNGALDGGKIALIVASMLIAFIASLELVNAVFGAIFNGFTLQQLLGYIIAPIGLLMGIPAGEVIDAGAIMGTKIVTNEFVAMLEFSNMLDSVSEKTTGIVTVFLTSFANFSSIGIIAGTVQGIDSEKGGKVSGFGMKLLIGATLGSMLSATIAGLFL from the coding sequence ATGGATATTCTTTTAGGGATTATTGCTGTCGCGGTCATTCTTGGAATCGCTTTTTTGATGTCCAATGATCGTAAAAATATTAATTATAAAGGTGTAGTCGTCATGTTGGTGGTTCAATTGCTTATTACCGCCTTCATGTTCAATACAGAAATAGGGAAAAAGATCATAGATGCCATCTCCTGGGGCTTTAATAAGCTTATTGAGTATGGAACAGTAGGGGTGGATTTCGTTCTGGGCGGAGTTCAAGTCGGAGACGGCGGAGTTTTCTTCTTCAACGTCCTATTGATCATCATCTTCTTTGCTACCATCCTATCTGTTTTGACGTACTTGAAGATTTTGCCTTTCATTATCAAGTATCTTGGCTGGGGACTTTCTAAAATTACGGGTCTTCCAAAGGTTGAATCTTTCAATGCTGTAAACAGTATTTTCTTCGGACAATCAGAAGCATTGATCGCTATTAAATCACAATTCCATAATTTGAATGATAACCGTTTATATATCGTCAGTGCTTCTGCTATGGGCTCTGTTTCTGCATCAATCGTAGGGGCTTATCTGGGAATGCTCCCAAGTCAATATATCCTGGTTGCGCTTCCGTTAAACATGTTCAGTGCTTTGATCGTAGCTTCTATGATTTCTCCGGTAAAAGTTTCTAAAGAAGAAGACGTTGTCGACATCCAAGATGTTTCCAATTCCAAGAGTTTCTTCGAAGCTATGGGGAATGGAGCTTTAGATGGTGGTAAAATTGCATTGATCGTAGCTTCTATGCTTATCGCTTTCATCGCTTCACTAGAGCTCGTTAATGCAGTCTTTGGTGCGATATTCAATGGTTTCACCCTTCAACAACTTCTTGGCTATATCATCGCTCCGATCGGATTATTGATGGGGATTCCTGCTGGTGAAGTGATTGATGCCGGTGCTATCATGGGTACGAAAATCGTAACGAACGAATTCGTTGCTATGCTTGAATTCAGCAATATGCTTGATAGTGTGTCAGAAAAGACAACAGGGATCGTAACGGTATTCCTGACAAGTTTCGCTAACTTCTCCTCCATTGGTATCATTGCGGGTACTGTGCAGGGAATCGACAGTGAAAAAGGCGGTAAAGTGTCTGGTTTTGGTATGAAACTTCTCATTGGTGCTACACTTGGTTCTATGCTTTCTGCAACAATTGCAGGACTATTTCTATAA
- the safA gene encoding SafA/ExsA family spore coat assembly protein: protein MKTWMWLGVMLFAAVLFVQSPQMTHAETDAYTVKSGDTLWKISKKYKIGLAEIINANPQFNNPDLIYPGDRVTIPMKPSIKSVERQVIDLTNQERANNGLSALKANWQLSRVARYKSRDMANKGYFSHNSPTYGSPFDMMRDFNVHYRKAAENIAAGQRTPEEVVNGWMNSPGHRKNILDPDLRQIGVGYAEGGSYGYYWTQMFISQ from the coding sequence GTGAAAACATGGATGTGGTTAGGGGTGATGTTATTTGCCGCTGTTTTATTTGTTCAATCCCCTCAAATGACACATGCCGAGACAGATGCGTATACGGTGAAGAGCGGAGATACCCTTTGGAAGATTTCCAAAAAATATAAAATAGGTCTTGCAGAAATTATCAATGCGAATCCTCAATTCAATAATCCTGATTTGATATACCCTGGAGATCGTGTAACGATCCCGATGAAGCCGAGTATTAAGTCGGTAGAAAGACAGGTCATCGACTTGACGAACCAGGAACGAGCGAATAATGGCTTGTCGGCATTGAAAGCGAATTGGCAGCTTTCACGAGTCGCACGGTATAAATCAAGAGATATGGCGAATAAAGGATACTTCTCTCATAACTCACCGACATATGGATCACCTTTCGATATGATGAGGGATTTCAATGTCCATTATCGAAAAGCAGCAGAGAATATTGCTGCAGGGCAACGCACACCAGAAGAAGTAGTGAACGGATGGATGAACAGCCCTGGACATAGAAAGAATATTCTTGACCCTGACTTACGGCAAATCGGAGTCGGTTATGCTGAGGGTGGGAGCTATGGTTACTACTGGACTCAAATGTTCATAAGCCAATAA
- a CDS encoding MATE family efflux transporter has translation MYETKTLREKIKLFTVILLPILITQIGMYAMNFFDTIMSGKSGADQLAGVAIGSSIWVPVFTGLNGILMAISPIVAQLKGAKKDREITYSVKQGVYLAIVLATLIGVIGFFMLDPILSLMDIESEVNHVAKYYLITLGIGIVPLFVFNILRSFVDALGMTKISMFVILLTLPTNILFNYIFIFGKWGAPELGGVGAGIASALTYWVSFCIIILIIHKLTPLKRYKIFKNWMKPSFKEWWNQLRIGVPIGFAIFFETSIFAAVTFFMTAYDTNTIAAHQAAINFASFLYMVPLSIAFALTIAVGFEVGAGRYKEARTYSYMGITLAVMMSIIAGLVLFIFDDTVARMYSSNETVIELTKNFIFFAIFFQLSDGFGAPLQGILRGYKDVNITLLMAFISYWGIGLPSGYLLATYTSLGPYGYWLSLTIGLTAGAVTLLIRMIHLQKGHLKSFR, from the coding sequence ATGTATGAAACTAAAACATTACGTGAAAAAATCAAATTGTTCACTGTTATCCTGCTCCCTATATTAATCACCCAAATCGGCATGTATGCGATGAATTTCTTCGATACCATCATGTCAGGGAAATCAGGGGCAGATCAGCTTGCAGGTGTAGCGATCGGCTCCAGCATTTGGGTGCCTGTCTTTACTGGATTGAATGGAATACTGATGGCCATCTCTCCGATCGTCGCTCAACTGAAAGGAGCTAAAAAAGACAGGGAGATCACTTATTCTGTGAAGCAAGGCGTCTACTTAGCCATTGTCCTAGCGACACTTATCGGAGTAATCGGATTCTTTATGTTAGATCCGATCCTCTCACTTATGGATATAGAGTCAGAAGTGAATCATGTGGCCAAATATTACCTGATAACCCTTGGGATTGGGATTGTTCCATTATTCGTGTTCAATATTTTGCGCTCTTTTGTGGATGCTCTAGGAATGACAAAAATATCGATGTTTGTCATATTACTGACTCTCCCTACGAATATTCTGTTCAATTATATCTTTATTTTTGGTAAATGGGGCGCGCCGGAACTCGGGGGTGTTGGAGCAGGAATCGCTTCTGCGCTTACCTATTGGGTATCTTTCTGCATCATTATACTCATCATACATAAACTCACTCCGCTCAAGAGATATAAAATCTTTAAAAACTGGATGAAACCTTCCTTCAAGGAATGGTGGAACCAGTTGAGAATCGGTGTCCCTATCGGCTTTGCCATTTTCTTTGAAACAAGCATATTCGCTGCTGTCACCTTCTTTATGACCGCTTATGACACAAATACAATCGCTGCCCACCAGGCTGCAATCAACTTCGCTTCTTTTCTATATATGGTTCCGTTAAGTATCGCCTTCGCGCTGACCATCGCTGTAGGTTTTGAAGTTGGCGCAGGCCGCTACAAAGAAGCGCGGACATATTCTTATATGGGTATTACCCTTGCGGTCATGATGAGTATAATTGCCGGCCTTGTTCTATTCATTTTTGACGATACTGTAGCCAGAATGTACAGCTCCAATGAAACCGTAATCGAACTGACGAAAAACTTCATTTTCTTTGCAATCTTTTTCCAATTATCAGATGGATTCGGAGCACCGCTTCAGGGGATCCTCAGAGGATATAAAGACGTCAATATTACGCTTCTGATGGCTTTCATATCGTATTGGGGCATTGGACTACCAAGCGGATACCTGTTAGCCACTTATACAAGTTTAGGGCCATATGGTTACTGGCTGAGCTTGACGATCGGTTTAACTGCCGGTGCTGTCACATTGCTCATCAGGATGATCCACTTACAGAAAGGACATCTGAAATCTTTCCGTTAA
- a CDS encoding undecaprenyldiphospho-muramoylpentapeptide beta-N-acetylglucosaminyltransferase, whose amino-acid sequence MSQKRILFTGGGTAGHVIVNLALIPEFQKQGYEVDYIGSYEGIEKQLIEPLEGVTYYGISTGKLRRYMSKENLKDPFKVLKGLTQSLRIISKRKPRVIFSKGGFVSVPVVMAAKLKRVPTIIHESDYTPGLANKLSFPFAKKILATFPETMNHLPEGKGEFIGAVVREELFEGSRSKGLALCSFHKQKPVIMVMGGSTGSKRINDAVRDNLDELLEQVQVIHICGHQNKDDSIHRQGYAQFEYVNEELKDLFAATDYIVSRAGSNAIFEFLALKKPMLLIPLSRKASRGDQILNADSFVKQGYAIKLEEEELTDERLLKDLRQLMSEDAEILENMESYQSERTKEKVIDIIQEHERTE is encoded by the coding sequence ATGAGTCAAAAGCGAATTTTATTTACAGGTGGAGGCACAGCCGGACACGTGATTGTGAACCTTGCGCTTATCCCTGAATTCCAAAAGCAAGGTTATGAAGTAGATTATATCGGTTCGTATGAAGGCATAGAGAAGCAGTTGATTGAACCTTTGGAGGGTGTCACGTATTACGGCATTTCTACAGGTAAGTTGAGAAGGTACATGTCCAAGGAGAACTTGAAAGACCCTTTTAAAGTTTTGAAAGGGTTGACTCAATCGTTGAGAATCATCAGCAAGAGAAAGCCGCGCGTCATTTTCTCTAAGGGGGGGTTCGTATCTGTCCCCGTAGTGATGGCCGCAAAATTGAAGAGAGTCCCTACAATCATTCATGAGTCGGATTATACTCCAGGACTCGCGAATAAATTATCGTTCCCCTTTGCTAAAAAGATCCTGGCGACTTTTCCCGAAACGATGAACCACCTGCCAGAGGGAAAAGGGGAATTCATAGGGGCTGTCGTCCGTGAAGAGTTGTTTGAAGGGTCTCGTTCAAAAGGACTGGCTCTTTGCTCGTTTCATAAGCAAAAGCCTGTCATCATGGTTATGGGGGGCAGTACAGGTTCGAAGCGAATCAACGACGCCGTCCGTGATAATCTTGATGAGTTATTAGAACAAGTCCAAGTCATCCATATATGCGGTCATCAAAACAAAGATGATTCCATTCACAGACAAGGTTATGCACAATTCGAATATGTGAATGAAGAATTGAAAGATCTCTTTGCTGCGACTGATTACATTGTTTCCCGCGCTGGTTCGAATGCTATATTTGAATTTTTAGCATTGAAAAAGCCGATGCTGCTTATTCCTTTATCGAGAAAAGCAAGCCGGGGAGATCAAATATTGAACGCGGATTCTTTTGTTAAACAAGGGTACGCGATCAAACTTGAAGAGGAGGAACTGACGGATGAACGGTTGTTGAAAGACTTACGTCAGTTGATGAGTGAGGATGCTGAAATACTTGAAAATATGGAAAGTTACCAAAGTGAGCGAACTAAAGAAAAGGTGATCGATATTATCCAAGAGCATGAACGTACTGAATAA
- a CDS encoding aldehyde dehydrogenase family protein, which yields MQTHKLYINGEWVSTAEQQEVLNKYTQEPYAKVAKASEKEVDIAIEAAAEAYKERQMPPYQRFEILKRVSELLQEKKEDLAENITLEAGKPLKQALTEIDRATQTFELAAEEAKRIHGEGVPVEAAPGSENRMAFTIKVPIGVVGAISPFNFPVNLVAHKIAPAIAAGNAVVLKPASKTPISALKLAELFGEAGLPKGFLNVVVGSGSTVGNQMMEDARINLYTFTGSAEVGLKLKQNTGLNKLILELGNNSPVIIDKEADLDTAAKNVAAKSYAFAGQICISVQRIYVHEEVQEEFQQKFINAIQSLNVGDPNESNTDVGPMISEDEAKRAEEWVEGAKNEGAHILYGGERDGALLQPTVLTEVNHEMKVVCEEVFAPVVSILPFSDLKSCIQDVNSSPYGLQGGIFTQNIDTAFYAAENVEVGGLMVNDSSQYRVDLMPYGGVKNSGWGKEGPKYAIDEMTEERLIVMNLNQ from the coding sequence GTGCAAACGCATAAGCTCTATATTAATGGAGAATGGGTCAGTACAGCGGAACAACAAGAGGTTTTAAATAAGTACACACAAGAACCCTATGCTAAAGTGGCTAAAGCTTCTGAAAAAGAAGTGGATATCGCCATTGAAGCAGCAGCTGAGGCCTATAAGGAGAGACAAATGCCTCCTTACCAGCGATTCGAAATCTTAAAGCGTGTCAGTGAATTGTTGCAAGAAAAGAAAGAGGATCTTGCTGAAAATATTACTTTGGAAGCTGGGAAACCGCTCAAACAAGCGTTGACCGAGATCGATCGAGCAACGCAGACTTTTGAATTGGCCGCAGAAGAAGCGAAGAGGATTCATGGTGAAGGTGTCCCTGTTGAAGCAGCACCAGGGTCCGAAAATCGCATGGCCTTCACCATAAAAGTTCCCATCGGTGTTGTTGGCGCCATCAGCCCTTTCAACTTCCCAGTCAATCTTGTCGCACATAAAATAGCTCCTGCGATTGCGGCTGGAAATGCTGTCGTATTGAAACCGGCAAGCAAAACACCTATTTCCGCACTGAAATTAGCGGAACTCTTCGGAGAAGCAGGATTGCCGAAAGGATTCTTGAATGTAGTAGTTGGTTCAGGTTCTACAGTGGGTAATCAAATGATGGAAGATGCTAGAATTAATCTCTACACGTTTACAGGAAGTGCTGAAGTCGGCTTGAAATTGAAACAGAATACAGGTCTGAATAAGCTCATCCTGGAGCTTGGCAACAACTCCCCTGTCATTATTGATAAAGAAGCAGATTTAGATACAGCAGCTAAAAACGTGGCCGCCAAAAGTTATGCTTTTGCGGGTCAAATATGTATTTCTGTTCAGAGGATTTATGTCCATGAAGAGGTCCAGGAAGAATTTCAACAAAAATTTATAAATGCCATACAATCATTGAATGTAGGAGACCCGAATGAATCAAATACAGATGTAGGCCCAATGATCAGTGAGGATGAAGCGAAGCGTGCTGAAGAATGGGTGGAAGGAGCAAAAAACGAGGGTGCTCATATTCTCTATGGAGGGGAACGAGACGGGGCTTTACTTCAACCGACTGTATTGACAGAAGTTAACCATGAGATGAAGGTTGTCTGTGAGGAAGTTTTCGCCCCTGTTGTAAGTATTCTTCCATTTTCTGATCTCAAGTCATGTATTCAGGATGTCAACAGTTCTCCGTATGGTCTGCAAGGTGGAATTTTCACTCAGAATATCGATACCGCTTTTTATGCGGCTGAAAATGTTGAAGTTGGAGGTCTCATGGTCAATGACTCCTCTCAATATCGTGTGGACCTTATGCCTTACGGTGGAGTGAAAAACAGCGGCTGGGGGAAAGAAGGCCCGAAATATGCCATTGATGAGATGACAGAAGAACGGCTGATTGTGATGAATTTGAATCAGTAA
- the helD gene encoding RNA polymerase recycling motor HelD → MSEGHPDLKQELERLSFTKAYMERLIDSQEIGQEALKKGQEDTLENLSFKDSSLRYQEMLSHANFMKMSKEQLESLQQLRKKPYFARIDFHRKEKPDRETFYIGKMSLFDRETQLPIILDWRSPLANVYYEGRIGEVSYEALGERYEGHVSLKRQYQIEEGNLENFRDIDLTTKDELLQDSLAQNAESRLTEIVSTIQEEQNRIIRADLRKPIIVQGAAGSGKTTIALHRISYFLYTMKEIFKPEDMLVLAPNRLFIQYISEVLPELGVQRAQQSTFIEFVQKATGIDWHVLTQHEVLMQTIEGNRDPQTLEFAAIKGSKFFKDLLNAYIRLLKKSYQVKEDFMFAGFRIKSAKSINRLFYDEYSYFPYEVRVKKIKSVLQSELRRKKKQILDKMAEKYDEELDRALYGMRNAEKRKIRVSFLITRKEERLAEIKKLSRTAVSRFMKQYPKLKLLEVYQELFNEEIFLSLHSEDSKVLRDMRAESRALFKKKHLQSEDLAGLLYLKTFLTGLHEDDQAKKVVIDEAQDYSFLEIFTLRKAFQTDLFTIVGDLAQGIYNYRGLKQWETLQEDVFSSANYLTLQKTYRTTIEIMNLANALLTLMPENLPKAEPVVRHGETPAFIRKEQGWEAKFLTLLQELLESGMKSFAIVTKSKKEADEVRGHLDSLQLGFEGLGEEQKEMANRVILPAYLAKGLEFDVVFLYSHFHPYTEDSLDLKMLYVAMTRPLHRLYMIGEKEEDFLLHRVSNDRFRKV, encoded by the coding sequence ATGTCTGAAGGCCACCCGGATTTGAAACAAGAATTGGAAAGACTTTCTTTTACGAAAGCTTATATGGAGCGGTTGATTGACTCACAGGAAATCGGTCAGGAAGCTCTGAAGAAGGGACAGGAAGATACACTCGAAAACCTCAGCTTCAAAGATAGTAGTCTTCGCTATCAAGAAATGTTGTCACATGCTAATTTTATGAAAATGTCGAAGGAGCAACTGGAAAGCCTCCAACAACTACGCAAGAAACCTTATTTTGCCCGCATTGATTTTCATCGTAAAGAAAAACCAGATCGAGAAACCTTCTATATTGGAAAAATGTCTTTGTTTGACCGCGAGACTCAGCTGCCTATCATTTTGGATTGGCGCTCCCCTTTAGCGAATGTGTATTATGAGGGACGAATCGGAGAGGTAAGTTATGAAGCTTTGGGTGAACGTTATGAAGGCCATGTCTCATTAAAGCGACAGTATCAAATTGAAGAAGGAAACTTAGAGAATTTCCGCGATATCGACCTGACCACCAAAGATGAGCTGCTGCAAGATTCCTTGGCTCAAAATGCCGAAAGCCGTTTGACGGAAATCGTCTCTACCATTCAGGAAGAACAAAACAGGATTATTCGTGCAGATCTGCGAAAACCGATTATCGTCCAGGGAGCGGCAGGGAGTGGCAAGACGACGATTGCTTTGCATAGAATCTCTTATTTTTTGTACACGATGAAAGAAATCTTCAAACCTGAAGACATGTTGGTACTCGCTCCGAACCGTTTATTTATCCAATACATATCAGAAGTGTTACCAGAACTCGGGGTTCAGCGCGCCCAACAATCCACTTTTATTGAGTTTGTGCAAAAAGCTACTGGTATTGATTGGCATGTGCTCACCCAACATGAAGTATTAATGCAGACAATTGAAGGAAATCGTGATCCTCAAACCCTTGAATTCGCAGCAATAAAAGGTTCGAAGTTCTTTAAAGATTTATTAAATGCCTATATCCGACTATTGAAAAAATCCTACCAAGTGAAAGAAGATTTTATGTTTGCCGGCTTCCGAATTAAAAGTGCCAAAAGCATCAATCGTCTTTTCTATGATGAATACAGCTACTTTCCATATGAAGTCCGTGTGAAGAAAATCAAATCTGTCTTACAGAGCGAATTAAGAAGAAAGAAGAAACAGATTTTAGATAAAATGGCTGAAAAATATGATGAAGAGTTGGACCGTGCCCTTTACGGTATGCGAAATGCAGAGAAACGGAAAATAAGGGTCAGTTTTTTGATCACTAGAAAAGAAGAGCGGCTGGCGGAAATTAAGAAACTATCAAGAACCGCCGTTTCCAGGTTTATGAAGCAATACCCAAAACTGAAGCTGCTCGAAGTCTACCAAGAGCTCTTTAACGAAGAGATATTTCTTTCCCTTCATTCTGAGGACTCGAAAGTACTGCGAGATATGAGGGCAGAATCAAGGGCATTGTTTAAGAAAAAACATCTTCAATCTGAGGATTTAGCTGGTTTGCTATATTTGAAGACGTTTCTGACGGGACTCCATGAAGATGATCAAGCAAAGAAGGTCGTCATTGATGAAGCACAGGATTACAGCTTCTTAGAAATATTCACTCTTCGCAAAGCATTTCAAACAGACCTTTTTACGATTGTCGGTGACTTGGCGCAAGGTATTTATAATTATCGAGGGTTGAAACAGTGGGAAACACTGCAAGAGGATGTTTTTAGTAGTGCCAATTATTTAACCTTACAAAAAACGTATCGGACGACGATCGAGATTATGAACCTCGCCAATGCACTGCTCACCCTTATGCCTGAAAACCTGCCGAAAGCTGAACCAGTCGTGCGGCACGGGGAAACACCTGCTTTTATTAGAAAAGAGCAGGGGTGGGAAGCGAAATTCCTTACTCTCTTACAAGAACTTCTTGAAAGTGGGATGAAAAGCTTTGCCATTGTTACAAAATCGAAAAAAGAAGCAGATGAAGTAAGAGGTCATCTCGATTCTCTTCAGTTAGGTTTCGAAGGACTGGGCGAAGAGCAGAAGGAAATGGCAAACAGGGTCATCTTACCTGCTTATCTTGCTAAAGGATTAGAGTTTGATGTCGTATTTTTGTATAGTCATTTTCACCCTTATACAGAGGACAGTTTGGATTTGAAAATGCTTTATGTGGCGATGACTAGACCACTGCACCGCCTGTATATGATAGGTGAGAAGGAAGAAGATTTTCTACTGCATCGTGTTTCTAATGATCGTTTCCGTAAAGTTTGA
- a CDS encoding GNAT family N-acetyltransferase has protein sequence MSEEVHQPIKFLAGNRVYLRPIENEDLDFFYKNALWDKEGRRLTGTQAVFTRSAVQDWFDRISKDASRIDLVICLQETDQLIGDIAMLEIDQQNRKAIVRISIFDKDFWGDGYGTEAMSLLLEFGFEIMNLNRVGLDVFAYNKRGMQSYKKLGFIEEGRIREELFYNGAYHDSILMGVKRDEFLKYV, from the coding sequence ATGAGTGAAGAAGTACATCAACCTATCAAATTTTTAGCGGGTAACAGAGTCTATTTAAGACCGATTGAAAATGAGGATTTGGATTTCTTTTATAAAAATGCTCTCTGGGATAAAGAAGGACGGCGGCTCACAGGTACTCAGGCTGTGTTCACCCGGTCTGCTGTTCAGGATTGGTTTGACAGGATCTCAAAGGACGCCAGCAGAATCGATCTGGTCATTTGCTTACAGGAAACTGACCAGCTTATTGGTGACATTGCTATGCTGGAGATAGATCAGCAAAATCGTAAAGCGATTGTGAGGATTTCCATTTTCGATAAGGACTTCTGGGGGGATGGATACGGGACAGAAGCCATGTCGTTACTGTTGGAATTCGGCTTTGAGATCATGAATTTGAATAGAGTAGGTCTGGATGTCTTCGCCTACAACAAAAGAGGAATGCAATCGTATAAAAAGTTGGGATTTATAGAAGAAGGTCGTATAAGGGAAGAGCTATTCTATAACGGAGCATACCATGATTCAATTTTAATGGGAGTGAAACGCGATGAATTCCTTAAATATGTCTGA
- a CDS encoding Ger(x)C family spore germination protein — protein sequence MKRWLIAFVCLLMLTGCWDERQFKNIKLVLSMGYDVGEDGGIIQTVSIPSVRRSVEGPGEEKIQVISTSAHTPREARDKLDQMISETFDPSKVKVIVLGEELAKKNIYPILDEMYRNPNSNLNSFLAIAEGGTAKDVINTKNLSETRISQYLSGLLDAAVYSTHATGENLQLICAELVEPGIDFSVPMVTVDEEKQLITFSGMGLFHDKQYSGEKIAPEQTTLYMLLQGKKGKIARMTAKVSDKHEEEIQNYVTVNVMNNNKDLKLEVKDNQVTAHLKLKMKVRIVEYPSDHLYVKGKIGSISKELSEVLTSDSEQIISQIQEANSDILGIGRRVKAFHPKVWKELDWNEEYPEITIKPKVEVEILQHGIIN from the coding sequence ATGAAGCGATGGTTGATTGCGTTCGTATGTCTCTTGATGTTGACCGGTTGTTGGGATGAGCGCCAGTTTAAAAATATCAAACTGGTATTATCGATGGGCTATGATGTTGGTGAAGATGGGGGGATTATCCAAACGGTATCGATCCCTAGTGTTAGAAGGAGTGTGGAGGGACCAGGAGAAGAGAAGATTCAAGTTATTTCAACATCGGCTCACACCCCAAGGGAAGCTCGCGATAAATTAGATCAAATGATTTCTGAAACCTTTGATCCGTCTAAGGTGAAAGTGATAGTCCTTGGTGAAGAATTGGCAAAAAAGAATATCTATCCGATATTAGACGAAATGTATCGCAACCCTAATAGTAATTTGAATTCTTTTTTAGCTATAGCCGAAGGTGGAACAGCCAAAGACGTCATTAATACAAAAAATTTAAGCGAGACCCGTATCAGTCAATATCTTAGTGGTTTATTGGATGCTGCTGTATATTCAACGCATGCAACAGGGGAAAACCTTCAGCTTATATGCGCGGAGTTAGTAGAACCAGGTATTGACTTTTCAGTTCCGATGGTTACTGTAGACGAAGAAAAGCAATTGATCACTTTTTCAGGAATGGGGCTGTTTCATGATAAGCAATATTCGGGAGAGAAAATTGCCCCTGAGCAAACCACTTTATATATGCTGTTACAGGGCAAGAAGGGGAAAATTGCTCGAATGACTGCCAAAGTTTCTGACAAACATGAAGAGGAAATACAGAATTATGTAACTGTGAATGTTATGAATAACAATAAAGACCTTAAATTAGAAGTGAAAGATAATCAGGTTACAGCTCATCTGAAATTGAAAATGAAGGTGCGTATTGTGGAATACCCTTCTGACCACTTGTACGTCAAAGGGAAAATTGGTAGCATCAGCAAGGAACTGTCTGAAGTTTTGACCTCTGATTCTGAACAAATCATTAGTCAGATACAAGAAGCGAATAGTGATATTCTGGGGATAGGCAGAAGAGTGAAAGCATTTCACCCGAAAGTGTGGAAAGAGTTGGATTGGAATGAAGAATATCCAGAAATAACCATTAAACCTAAAGTTGAAGTGGAAATTTTGCAACATGGAATCATCAATTAA
- a CDS encoding CD3324 family protein — MKYVNANNIIPEELITELQKYIQGETLYIPKPRAMHKKWGTSSGARKKINERNSKIKQSFYDGYSISELAEKYFLSPETIKKIVYTKE; from the coding sequence ATGAAATATGTGAACGCAAACAATATTATACCTGAAGAACTTATAACAGAACTGCAGAAATATATACAAGGTGAAACTCTTTATATTCCTAAACCCAGAGCAATGCATAAAAAATGGGGGACCTCCTCTGGAGCAAGAAAGAAAATCAATGAGCGGAACTCCAAGATTAAACAAAGCTTTTATGACGGATACTCCATCAGTGAATTAGCGGAGAAGTATTTTCTCTCACCAGAGACGATAAAGAAAATTGTTTATACTAAGGAATAG